One Dama dama isolate Ldn47 chromosome 31, ASM3311817v1, whole genome shotgun sequence genomic window carries:
- the PAXBP1 gene encoding PAX3- and PAX7-binding protein 1, which translates to MFRKARRVNVRKRNDSEEEERERDEEQEPPPLLPPPPGPGEEPGPGPGPGGGGGDRAPAGESLLGPGPPPPPPAALTSGTEAGGCLLGGAEPGNGLKPRKRPRENKEVPRASLLSFQDEDEENEEVFKVKKSSYSKKIVKLLKKEYKEDLEKSKIKTELNSSADNEPPLDKAGHVKDTILEDGVIISEHGEDEMDMESEKEEEKPKAGGAFSNALSSLNVLRPGEIPDAAFIHAARKKRQMARELGDFTPHDSEPGKGRLVREDENDASDDEDDDEKRRIVFSVKEKSQRQKIAEEIGIEGSDDDALVTGEQDEELSRWEQEQIRKGINIPQVQASQPTEVNMYYQNTYQTMPYGSSYGIPYSYSAYGSSDAKSQKTDNTVPFKTPSNEMTPVTIDLVKKQLKDRLDAMKELYKTHRLQHEKHLQSRADSTRAIERLEGSSGGTGERYKFLQEMRGYVQDLLECFSEKVPLINELESAIHQLYKQRASRLVQRRQDDIKDESSEFSSHSNKALMAPNLDSFGRDRALYQEHAKRRIAEREARRTRRRQAREQTGKMADHLEGLSSDDEETSTDITNFNLERDRISKESSKVFEDVLESFYSIDCIKSQFEAWRSKYYTSYKHAYIGLCLPKLLNPLIRLQLLTWTPLEAKCRDFENMLWFESLLFYGCEEREQEKDDVDVALLPTIVEKVILPKLTVIAENMWDPFSTTQTSRMVGITLKLINGYPSVVNAENKNTQVYLKALLLRMRRTLDDDVFMPLYPKNVLENKNSGPYLFFQRQFWSSVKLLGNFLQWYGIFSNKTLQELSIDGLLNRYILMAFQNSEYGDDSIKKAQNVINCFPKQWFVNLKGERTISQLENFCRYLVHLADTIYRNSIGCSDVEKRNARENIKQIVKLLASVRALDHAMSVASDHNVKEFKSLIEGK; encoded by the exons ATGTTCCGAAAGGCCCGGCGGGTGAACGTGCGCAAGCGGAATGACTCGGAGGAGGAGGAGCGAGAGCGCGATGAGGAGCAGGAGCCCCCGCCGTtgctgccgccgccgcctggCCCCGGCGAGGAGCCTGGCCCTGGCCCGGGCCCCGGCGGTGGCGGAGGCGACAGGGCCCCAGCGGGCGAGTCCCTGCTGGGCCcgggcccgccgccgccgccgccggccgcgCTGACCTCGGGGACGGAGGCCGGAGGCTGCCTCCTCGGCGGCGCGGAGCCCGGCAACGGGCTGAAGCCGCGCAAGAGGCCGCGCGAGAACAAAGAGGTCCCCCGGGCCAGCCTGCTCAGCTTCCAGGACGAGGACGAAG aaaatgaagaagtttTCAAAGTGAAGAAATCAAGTTACAGCAAAAAGATAGTAAAATTGCTTAAGAAAGAGTATAAAGAAGATCTTGAAAAATCGAAAATTAAGACAGAACTCAACTCATCAGCTGACA ACGAGCCACCTTTGGACAAAGCAGGTCATGTTAAGGACACCATTCTAGAAGATGGAGTTATCATCAGTGAACACGGGGAAGATGAAATGGATATGGAAagtgagaaggaggaagaaaagccaAAGGCTGGCGGAGCCTTTTCAAATGCTTTATCTTCTTTAAACGTTCTCCGTCCAG GAGAAATTCCAGATGCAGCTTTTATACATGCGGCAAGGAAAAAGCGTCAGATGGCCCGGGAATTGGGAGATTTCACTCCTCACGATAGTGAGCCTGGGAAAGGCCGCCTTGTTAGAGAAGATGAGAACGATGCCAGcgatgatgaagatgatgatgagaAACGCCGCATAGTTTTTTCTGTGAAAGAAaagtcacagagacagaaaattgcagaggaaatag GTATCGAGGGGAGTGATGATGATGCTTTAGTAACTGGAGAACAGGATGAAGAGCTCAGCCGATGGGAGCAGGAGCAGATAAGGAAAGGAATCAATATCCCTCAG GTTCAAGCAAGTCAGCCCACGGAAGTGAACATGTACTACCAGAACACCTACCAGACAATGCCTTATGGTTCATCCTATGGCATTCCGTATAGTTATTCAGCCTATGGATCATCCGATGCCAAATCTCAAAAAACAGATAATACAGTCCCTTTCAAAACTCCCAGTAATGAGATGACTCCCGTTACTATTGATTTGGTAAAGAAACAGCTTAAAGACAG gTTGGACGCCATGAAAGAGCTCTACAAAacacacagactgcagcacgaGAAACACCTGCAAAGCCGCGCGGACTCCACCAGGGCCATTGAGAGATTAGAAGGGTCTTCCGGGGGTACTGGTGAACGGTATAAATTTTTGCAAGAAATGCGAGGGTATGTCCAAGACTTGCTTGAGTGTTTCAGTGAAAAG GTGCCACTGATTAATGAACTTGAATCAGCAATACATCAGCTGTACAAACAGCGAGCTTCCCGCCTTGTCCAAAGACGACAAGATGATATTAAAGATGAATCTTCGGAGTTTTCAAGCCATTCAA ATAAAGCTCTGATGGCACCAAATCTTGACTCCTTTGGACGAGATCGGGCACTGTATCAAGAGCATGCCAAACGTCGGATTGCAGAACGGGAGGCCAGGAG GACTCGTCGTAGACAAGCCAGAGAGCAGACTGGTAAGATGGCAGATCACCTTGAAGGCCTTTCCAGTGATGATGAAGAAACTTCTACGGATATCACAAATTTCAATCTGGAAAGAG ATCGCATTTCAAAAGAGTCCAGCAAGGTTTTTGAAGATGTCCTTGAAAGTTTCTATTCAATTGATTGTATTAAATCCCAGTTTGAAGCTTGGCGTTCAAAATACTACACATCCTATAAGCACGCCTACATCGGCCTTTGTCTGCCGAAGCTGCTCAACCCCCTCATACGGCTGCAGCTTCTCACGTGGACTCCACTTGAG gcAAAATGTCGTGACTTTGAGAACATGCTGTGGTTTGAATCTTTGCTGTTTTACGGTTGTGAAGAACGAGAGCAAGAAAAGGACGATGTCGATGTCGCACTGTTGCCGACCATTGTGGAAAAGGTGATTCTTCCTAAACTAACAG tcATTGCTGAAAATATGTGGGACCCCTTTTCTACAACACAGACTTCAAGAATGGTTGGAATTACTCTAAAATTAATAAATGGATATCCTTCAGTGGTgaatgcagaaaacaaaaatacacag GTATACCTAAAAGCACTTCTATTAAGAATGAGGAGAACTTTAGATGATGATGTATTCATGCCCTTGTATCCCAAAAA tgtcttggaaaataaaaattctgggcCTTACTTGTTTTTTCAACGACAGTTTTGGTCTTCAGTTAAG cTCTTAGGGAATTTTCTTCAATGGTATGGCATTTTCTCAAACAAAACTCTTCAGGAATTATCAATAGATGGTTTATTAAATAGATACATTCTCATGGCTTTTCAGAATTCAGAATATGGAGACGACAGCATCAAAAAAGCCCAAAAT